Proteins encoded by one window of Acuticoccus sp. MNP-M23:
- a CDS encoding M35 family metallo-endopeptidase, whose amino-acid sequence MRGTSGGDLISEDRTGGMMNLCLNKDRFGIFRYVMAVSAILMTAPAAMALDGPAVRVTLEVPEVDGTIALSFRITNETDGPVRILGWDTPLNGLQSDIFRITNAAQLAPYIGRKYKRAAPTDADYFVLEPGATRSATVDLTESYDISAAGTYSVEYEANPLPVTERLSRTDESLAGGARLESRPALFRLTTPRPLSEIVLEQSLAAQTPVFRNCSAARKSTIGAALTKADEITLEAEKTLRDTPVADRPNKARYKTWFGVYDTARYTRVLANFSKISETTQSKTITFDCDCNDSAFAYVYPNRPYEVWLCNAFWSANTSGTDSQSGTIVHELSHFTVVAGTDDHQYGHTDAKALAISDPGRAIDNADSHEYYAENTPAQ is encoded by the coding sequence TTGCGCGGGACCTCCGGCGGCGATTTAATATCCGAAGACCGTACTGGAGGCATGATGAATCTTTGTTTGAACAAAGACCGTTTTGGAATTTTCCGTTATGTGATGGCCGTGTCCGCAATTCTGATGACCGCGCCCGCGGCCATGGCGCTCGATGGGCCGGCGGTCAGGGTCACGCTCGAAGTGCCCGAGGTTGACGGGACCATCGCGCTGTCGTTCCGGATCACCAACGAGACCGACGGGCCGGTGCGCATCCTCGGCTGGGACACGCCACTCAACGGGCTCCAATCGGACATATTCCGCATCACCAACGCGGCACAGCTCGCACCCTATATCGGTCGCAAGTACAAGCGCGCGGCGCCTACGGACGCTGACTACTTCGTTCTTGAGCCGGGCGCCACGCGGTCGGCGACCGTCGACCTGACCGAGAGCTATGACATCTCGGCCGCAGGAACCTACAGTGTCGAATACGAAGCCAATCCGCTGCCGGTCACGGAGCGGTTGTCTAGGACCGATGAGAGCCTCGCCGGTGGCGCACGCCTTGAAAGCCGTCCGGCGCTGTTCCGGCTGACCACACCGCGACCGTTGTCCGAGATCGTGCTCGAGCAGTCGCTGGCCGCGCAGACCCCAGTCTTCCGCAATTGCTCCGCCGCGCGAAAATCCACCATCGGCGCGGCCCTCACGAAGGCGGACGAGATCACGCTCGAAGCTGAGAAAACTTTGCGCGACACGCCGGTCGCGGACAGGCCGAACAAGGCGCGGTACAAGACCTGGTTCGGGGTGTACGACACCGCACGGTACACGCGGGTTCTGGCCAACTTCAGCAAGATCTCGGAGACGACCCAATCAAAGACGATCACCTTCGACTGCGATTGCAACGACAGTGCGTTCGCCTATGTGTATCCGAACAGACCATACGAAGTCTGGCTTTGCAACGCATTCTGGTCGGCGAACACCTCGGGAACGGATTCGCAGTCCGGGACGATCGTTCACGAGCTGAGTCACTTCACGGTCGTGGCCGGGACCGACGATCACCAGTACGGGCATACTGACGCCAAGGCGCTAGCGATTTCGGATCCGGGCCGTGCAATCGACAATGCGGACAGTCATGAATACTACGCTGAGAACACGCCGGCTCAATAA
- a CDS encoding TfuA-like protein, with protein MKTAVFLGPSLRQRDARQLLEATYFPPIKRDDLAGMIDWDVIVIIDGQFGQSLAVTPKEILNLLDQGVRVVGASSMGALRAAELDSFGMEGIGWVFNRFKQTWIRQEDEVALCYAPHDLSALTVPLVDIAHWMETLSHADLVTKAEAAAIFRALKRVFFAERTPSKVYDALAKAVGDDRAAAIRAEAAIPDIKGADARAALNHVAGMMPTEHNDIEMTV; from the coding sequence ATGAAGACGGCGGTGTTCCTTGGCCCATCTCTGCGCCAGCGCGACGCCCGCCAATTGCTTGAAGCGACCTATTTCCCCCCCATCAAACGCGATGATCTGGCGGGCATGATCGACTGGGACGTCATCGTGATCATCGACGGTCAGTTTGGCCAGTCGCTGGCTGTGACGCCGAAAGAGATCCTCAATCTTCTGGATCAGGGGGTTCGCGTTGTTGGTGCCTCTAGTATGGGGGCGTTGCGCGCCGCCGAGCTTGACAGTTTCGGGATGGAAGGGATCGGCTGGGTCTTTAACCGATTCAAGCAAACCTGGATCCGGCAAGAGGATGAGGTCGCACTGTGCTATGCTCCCCACGATCTGAGCGCCTTAACCGTGCCTCTGGTGGACATAGCGCATTGGATGGAAACCCTGAGCCATGCCGATCTGGTGACCAAAGCCGAGGCTGCGGCGATCTTTCGTGCGCTCAAGCGGGTTTTTTTCGCCGAACGCACGCCATCAAAGGTCTACGACGCACTTGCAAAGGCTGTGGGTGATGACAGGGCAGCAGCCATCCGTGCCGAGGCCGCCATTCCCGACATCAAGGGCGCTGATGCCCGTGCGGCCCTCAACCATGTGGCCGGCATGATGCCCACCGAACACAACGATATTGAAATGACCGTTTGA
- a CDS encoding Os1348 family NHLP clan protein has translation MVRETGDNPQKGLVELLGRALTDKDLRAELKNNPDELAKRFDLTAKDVEAIRKLDFEMLEEAAERLAGRAEWTIKVVISKSF, from the coding sequence ATGGTTAGGGAAACTGGCGACAACCCGCAGAAAGGTCTCGTCGAACTGCTTGGCCGGGCGCTGACCGACAAGGATTTGCGCGCGGAATTGAAAAATAACCCTGACGAATTGGCCAAACGTTTTGACCTGACGGCAAAGGACGTTGAAGCCATCAGGAAGCTCGACTTCGAAATGCTCGAAGAAGCGGCCGAAAGACTCGCAGGCCGCGCCGAGTGGACGATTAAGGTCGTCATCTCGAAGAGTTTTTGA
- a CDS encoding B12-binding domain-containing radical SAM protein has translation MTKVTLFSATLGEDGKIEPPLGPLYIAAALEQIGLEVDFRDYQLHEGSDCYSADTFVRALEGHEEYVLISCFVDMLPVVLAACKKLKAADPGCKIILGGPGVSGNARELMEAFAWVDGIVRGEGEKTIQAFFGIDVLATLVSDPVAGLVWRAGDTLVDGSERPRITDADNLPWPAYHLLDWSRYSSARVITTRGCPYKCSFCDVAPLWGRRAVYRDVKRAVDEIVMLRDRFGIDKIAIVDDTFVLNRDRVRAFCREILDRGIKIEWGCFGRINLMNEDLVSLMSQAGCRAVFYGIDSGAQKVLNRTFKELRAETVLPTLEMSQRYFDRVEASFIWGYPFETLEDFEETLALASAASQLAPKVNVQMHMLSPLPSSPIYLNFEGTLQRPAPEDSDWLLLPAVLLDERAAEVAEVIDMAPHLFPGFFNLPTENRDEKRAYLEKSMRALDFTVGSSLFDKEVLALMEAGNRLTEERLLQGAEDDADRIGIGLALGLFRRTRRRNRKAASTVDSAARGPSMVRQRNDLQQVTS, from the coding sequence ATGACCAAAGTCACGCTCTTTAGCGCTACCCTGGGCGAAGACGGAAAGATTGAGCCACCGCTAGGTCCACTCTACATCGCAGCCGCCCTTGAACAAATTGGGCTGGAGGTCGATTTTCGCGACTACCAACTGCACGAGGGGTCAGACTGCTATTCCGCCGACACGTTCGTTCGGGCTTTGGAGGGGCACGAGGAGTACGTTCTGATCTCGTGCTTTGTCGACATGCTGCCCGTGGTCCTGGCCGCCTGCAAAAAGCTTAAGGCCGCCGATCCTGGTTGCAAGATCATCCTGGGCGGTCCTGGTGTTTCAGGAAATGCACGCGAATTGATGGAGGCCTTTGCCTGGGTTGACGGCATCGTGCGCGGCGAAGGCGAGAAGACCATTCAGGCGTTCTTTGGCATCGACGTTCTGGCCACGCTGGTCAGCGACCCTGTCGCGGGACTGGTCTGGCGCGCTGGTGACACACTCGTCGACGGCTCAGAGCGCCCCCGGATCACGGATGCAGACAACCTTCCCTGGCCTGCCTATCACCTGCTAGACTGGTCACGCTATAGCTCTGCCCGCGTGATCACGACCCGCGGTTGCCCGTACAAATGTTCGTTCTGCGACGTAGCCCCGCTTTGGGGCCGACGCGCCGTATACCGTGACGTCAAACGCGCTGTCGACGAGATCGTCATGCTGCGGGATCGGTTTGGCATCGACAAAATCGCCATCGTTGACGACACGTTTGTGTTGAACCGCGACCGGGTGCGCGCGTTCTGCCGGGAGATCCTGGATCGCGGTATCAAGATCGAGTGGGGCTGCTTCGGTCGTATCAACCTGATGAACGAAGATTTGGTGTCGTTGATGTCGCAGGCGGGCTGCCGCGCTGTTTTCTATGGCATCGATTCCGGTGCGCAAAAGGTACTGAATCGGACTTTCAAGGAGCTCAGGGCTGAGACGGTGCTGCCGACGCTTGAGATGTCGCAGCGCTATTTTGATCGGGTCGAGGCCTCGTTTATCTGGGGCTACCCCTTCGAAACGCTTGAGGATTTTGAGGAAACGCTGGCGCTTGCCAGTGCTGCCTCGCAGCTTGCGCCCAAGGTAAACGTGCAGATGCACATGCTCAGCCCACTACCCAGTTCACCGATCTACCTCAACTTTGAGGGCACTTTACAGCGCCCCGCACCGGAAGACAGCGACTGGTTGCTTTTGCCCGCCGTTCTGCTGGACGAACGCGCGGCTGAAGTTGCCGAGGTCATCGATATGGCACCGCATCTCTTCCCCGGCTTTTTCAACCTGCCCACAGAGAACAGGGACGAGAAACGCGCCTATCTGGAAAAATCGATGCGCGCGCTCGATTTCACAGTCGGCTCCAGCCTGTTTGATAAGGAGGTGCTGGCGCTGATGGAAGCCGGCAACCGCCTTACCGAAGAACGGCTGTTGCAGGGCGCGGAAGACGATGCCGACCGAATCGGCATCGGGCTGGCCCTGGGCCTGTTCCGACGCACCCGACGACGCAATCGCAAGGCAGCCTCAACCGTTGACAGCGCCGCGCGCGGACCGTCGATGGTGCGCCAGCGCAATGATTTACAACAGGTAACGTCATGA
- a CDS encoding YcaO-like family protein, whose amino-acid sequence MIDRVDRRTTSQYWQLKLTPKYSTKAVARCVPPSATVRRAKRLIERVGVTQVAEVTGLDYVGIPNFMTVRPRDLGPGISYYNGKGTTRLDALAGALMEAVERQAGEHCDYPVTHASQAELAETTPLTKLAEIVVPNACAFDDQTPVEWVHGYDLIGQRATAAPLNAVVCPYTPTDVPALFYASTNGLASGNTLTEALCHALCEVIERDALAISLARSQVAPAIGDLLESIGISSPPSALQNAEHAQIRLEGLPRRAALLVGRLKRAGLSIYVRNLTSTAGLATIDCTIVEPTASGIPNAHGGCGTHPDARIALNRAITEAAQSRIACIQGGREDLPEIIKPRAPYDADELYGGTDFIDFDDVPSVQNASIDDDIRLILDRMPDYGLNQAVAFDLTRPEVGIPVVRVVVPKAEAWSVFHLHTGRGVFGERVSHVLQGAMQ is encoded by the coding sequence TTGATTGACAGGGTAGATCGTAGAACAACCTCCCAGTACTGGCAGCTTAAGCTAACACCAAAATATTCGACCAAAGCGGTCGCACGATGCGTGCCACCCTCCGCAACCGTACGGCGCGCAAAGCGGCTGATCGAGCGTGTCGGCGTTACCCAGGTCGCCGAGGTTACGGGCCTGGATTACGTTGGCATTCCCAACTTCATGACGGTGCGGCCCCGCGACCTGGGGCCTGGCATTTCCTATTATAACGGCAAGGGGACCACGCGGCTGGACGCTCTGGCTGGGGCGCTGATGGAAGCGGTGGAGCGGCAGGCAGGGGAGCATTGCGATTATCCAGTCACCCACGCCTCACAGGCGGAACTGGCCGAGACAACGCCGCTCACCAAGCTGGCCGAAATCGTCGTGCCCAATGCCTGCGCGTTCGACGATCAAACGCCTGTCGAATGGGTGCACGGCTATGACCTGATTGGCCAACGCGCCACAGCGGCACCATTGAACGCGGTGGTCTGCCCTTACACGCCGACAGATGTCCCCGCGCTGTTTTACGCGAGTACCAACGGACTGGCCTCGGGCAACACGCTGACGGAAGCGCTGTGCCACGCGCTGTGCGAAGTGATCGAACGCGATGCCCTGGCAATATCGCTTGCGCGGTCACAGGTGGCGCCAGCCATTGGGGATCTGCTGGAAAGCATCGGTATCAGCAGCCCGCCATCGGCACTTCAAAACGCCGAGCATGCCCAAATCCGGCTGGAGGGGCTGCCGCGACGGGCGGCGTTGCTGGTAGGTCGGCTGAAGCGCGCGGGCCTGAGCATCTATGTGCGCAACCTGACCTCGACCGCAGGGTTGGCAACCATTGATTGCACGATCGTGGAGCCGACGGCCTCCGGCATTCCCAATGCCCATGGCGGTTGTGGCACCCATCCCGACGCGCGGATCGCTCTCAACCGGGCCATCACCGAAGCCGCCCAAAGCCGCATCGCCTGTATTCAAGGCGGGCGCGAGGACCTGCCCGAGATCATCAAACCGCGCGCGCCATACGACGCAGACGAGCTCTATGGCGGCACGGATTTCATCGACTTTGACGACGTGCCATCGGTGCAGAACGCGTCCATCGATGACGATATCCGTTTGATCCTGGACAGGATGCCGGATTATGGGCTGAATCAAGCCGTGGCCTTCGACCTGACTCGCCCGGAAGTCGGCATTCCGGTTGTACGCGTGGTTGTGCCCAAGGCCGAGGCCTGGTCCGTCTTTCACCTTCACACTGGGCGTGGCGTCTTCGGCGAACGCGTCTCGCACGTTTTGCAAGGAGCGATGCAATGA